Part of the Elusimicrobiota bacterium genome is shown below.
CCTTTGGGCAGGGGCAATTGAACGATGATGCCGTGCACCCGGGGATCCCGGTTGAGTTTGTCCACCTGGGCCAGCAAATCGGTTTCGCTCACCGTCGATGGCAACGGCACGTGAATCGAGGCCATCCCGGCGGCCTCGCACTTCTTGATTTTTTGACCCACGTAAATATGGGACGCGGGGTCGTCCCCCACGAGCACCGTGGCCATCCCCGCGGGGAGGCCCCGGGCTTTGAGGGCCTGGGCTTTTTCCGTCACGCGCTCCAACACGCGCGCGGCGGCGGCTTTTCCATCCAAGAGTGTGGCGGTCACGATCGTCCTCCCGCGGCGGCGGGCGCGGGGAGAACCCCGAGCTTCCGCGCCAGCGCTTCCAGATTTTCAACGTCTTCCCGATTGTAGCGCAACAGCAAATCCAACGCGTCGGCGTCCCCGGTCCGGTGGGCGTGCCACAAACGAATCGCCGCCCAGCCGTCCACCCCTTCGGTGTCCCGGTGAATGCCCAGTCGTTGTTCCACTTTCTTGAGTCCACCGTACAGATTTTGGGCCCAACAGTCCAGCATTAAATCCCGGTGCCGAAACAGCCTCACCAAATCCGCTCCCAATTGATCCCGGACCAGGGGCAAATCAAACCGGGCCCCGTTGTAGGTCATGAGCAGCTCCACGTCGGTCAAATAATTCAGCAATTCCGTCCGCGAAAAATTCGGACGAATCCACTGCCGGTGCCCCCGATCGGGTCGGAAAACGCCCAGAACCGTGAGCGCGTGGCGCTCGTCGGTCTCAACGTCCAGATAGGCGCGGATCACGGCGCTCTCTTAATGGGTGACCCACAACTTCACCCGGGGTTTCAGCAATTCAAAATCCACCCGGCGGGCGGCCTTGGCCGCGGGAGGCTCGCCGTCCGACTGGGGCCACAGGGGCGATTCGGACTCGATCGTGAGGCGGGAGGCGGTGATCTTGGTCACTTTGTCGTCGAACAACGGCGCGCCCATGCGCCCCCGCGCCAAACGCAGAGCCAGGCGGATTTTGGAACGGGCCGGCACCAAATAGAAACGCAGGACGCCGTCCTCGGGCGACAGATCCTTTTCGAAATGAAGCCCGCCGGAGAAATAGGGCCCCAGGGCGGCCAATCCGAAGTAAGCCCGGGCGCTCAAATGACCGTCGCCCCACCGCACGGTGACGGCGAGAGGTTTGAACGATCGAAGCACCCGCCAGGGGGTGTCCTTACGCTTAAAGGAACTCCGCGGCCGACCGAAACCGGCGTTGTTGATGAAAATTTCCGTTCCGTCCGGATGAGCCGCGTCGGCCTGGGCGCGCCAGGACATTTGGCCGAGGCTCAAAGAGGCCAGCCGGCCCTGGGGCGATTGGGTTTCCCATCGCCCCCAGCATTCCCAGGAAAGGCCCAACCGGCGCGCGAGGTCGTTGCAGGTGCCCATGGGGACCAAGCCCAATTCCATTTTGCCCAAGGCGTCCCGGTCCCGAAGGCCCCGGACGACCCGGTGGAACGTCCCGTCGCCGCCCCAAACCACCAACCGGGTGACGCCCGTTTTGACCGCCCAATCCAACAACGTTTCCGTGTGGTGGGGGTGTTGGCGCGCCACCAACGCCCAGGGGGCCATGCCGCGCGTGACTTTGGTCACGAGCTTCACCCGGGGCAAATTGCGCAGGGACGGGTTCATCAAATGGAAGACGTTGGCCATGGGTGGAAGATAATTAAACGAAAAAACAAGGACTTGTGGTATAATATGACCTCGTTGTTCGGAGTTTACCCTCCCCCTTTTCCCCTCATCGAAGCACAGGGTTGAAGCGGTCCACGCATCGGACCCCGGGGTCGGATTTTGCCTATATGGAAACCACACTTATGGAAAAAATGGAAACCGTCACACCGAAGGACACCGGCGCGCCTCGACGCCCCGACGTGCGAAACATCGCCATCATCGCCCACGTCGACCACGGGAAAACGACCTTGGTGGACGCGCTGTTCCGTCAGACGGGCGAGTTCAAGGTGAAGGCCGACCAGGCCCAGGAATGCCTCATGGACTCCAACCCCCAGGAGCGGGAGCGGGGCATCACGATTTTGGCCAAGTGCACCTCCGTGCAATACGGCGAAACCCGCATCAACATCGTGGACACGCCCGGCCACGCGGATTTCGGATCGGAAGTCGAACGCATTTTGACCATGGTGGACGGGGTGCTGCTCTTGATCGACGCCCTGGACGGCCCCATGCCCCAAACCCGGTTCGTGCTCCGGAAGTCCCTGGAACTCGGCCTTCGACCCGTGGTGGTCATCAATAAAGTCGACCGCCCCTTCGCCGATCCGGCCAAAGCCCTGAACAACACCTTTGATCTTTTCGTCGACCTGGGCGCCTCCGAAGATCAGTTGGATTTCCCCATCGTCTACGCCTCGGGGAAAAACGGCTGGGCCACCCTGGATCTAAAACACCCCACCACGGACCTCAAGCCCCTGTTCGAAACCATTCTCCGGCACGTGCCGGGGCCCGTGGCCGACCCCAACAGCCCCCTGCAGATGCTGACCACCATGGTGGATTACAGTTCTTACGTGGGGCGCATCGCCATCGGCCGGATTCTGGCCGGGACGGTGTCCCGCAACCAGCCCGTGATGTTGATGAAAAACGACGGCCGCGCCCTTCCCATGCGGGCCACCCGGATCTACGGCTTTTTCGGCCTGGAACGCCGGGAAATCGAAAAAGCCTACGCGGGCGACATCGTGGCCATCGCCGGCATGGAAGAAGCCCGGGTGGGCGACACGGTGGCCGACGCGGAAAACCCCGTGGCGCTTCCCCCCATGATGATCGACGAACCCACGCTTTCCATCGAATTCATGGTGAACGACAGCCCCTTCTCGGGCCGGGACGGCAAGTTTCTCACCTCGCGCCACCTGCGCGAGCGATTGGAACAGGAAGTCAAAACCAACGTCGGCCTCCGCGTCGAAGAACTGACGCAAAACACCTTTAAAGTGTCCGGCCGGGGCGAACTGCACTTGTCGGTCTTGATTGAAACCATGCGGCGGGAAGGCTTCGAACTCGCCGTGTCCCGGCCCCAGGTTATTTTGAAAACCGAGAACGGCAAGACCCTGGAACCCGCGGAATATCTGGTGGTGGACATTGAGCAATCCTACCAGGGCGCGGTCATGGAGAATCTGGGCAAGCGCGGATTGGACATCAAAAACATGCACGCCGAAGGCGGGGGCACGCGCCTGCGCATCGAAGGCGTCATCGCCGCCCGGGCGCTCATCGGCTTCAAATCCGAATTCCTGGCCCAGACCAAGGGCACGGGCTTGATGCACCACAGTTTTCACGGCTACATTCCGCGATCCAACGTCGTGACCCGGCGCCTGGCCGGCGTGTTGATCGCCAAAGAAACCGGGTTGGGCACGTCCTACGCCCTGGAAAGCCTTCAGGCGCGGTCCGTGCTGTTCGTCGCCCCGGGCACCGACATCTACGCCGGCATGATCGTGGGCCAGAACGCCCGGGAAAACGACATGGTCGTCAATCCCTGCAAAAAGAAGGCCCTCACGAACATGCGCGCCGCGGGGTCCGACGATTTGATCCAGCTGATCCCCCCGCGGATCTTCAGCTTGGAACAGGCCATGGCGTACATCGAAGAGGACGAATTGGCTGAAATCACGCCCAAAAACATCCGCCTTCGGAAAAAAGAGCTGGACCACAGCCGTCGGCGAAAAACCGAGAAGGAAGAAGAGGAAGGCTAAGACCCATGATCATCGAGCCCCAATCCAAGGGCTTCATCTGCCTCACGGCGCACCCCGCGGGCTGCGCGAAAAACGTCGCGCTTCAAATCGAGCACGTGTCCCGGGGCGGCCGCTTGGCGGGCCCGAAAAACGTGCTGGTCATCGGCGCCTCCACGGGGTACGGATTGGCCAGCCGGATCGCCGCGGCCTTCGGCTACGGGGCCAACACCCTCGGGGTGTTCTTCGAAAAGCCGGCCGAGGGGAAGCGCACCGCGACGCCGGGGTGGTACAACACCGCCGCTTTTGAAACCGCCGCCCACGCCGCGGGGCTCAAGGCCGTGAGCTTGAACGGCGACGCCTTTTCGGACGAGCTAAAAGCGCAGACCGTCGCGGCCCTTAAAAAAGATTTCGGCCCCGTGGACCTCGTGATCTACAGCCTGGCCTCTCCCCGACGAACGCACCCCCGGGAAGGCGTCGTCTTCACCTCGGCCCTCAAACCCATCGGCCGGGCCTACACCTCCAAAACCGTCAATTTCCAAAACGGCCAAATGTCCGAAGTCACCCTGGATCCCGCCACCGTGGCGGACATTGAAAACACCGTCCACGTCATGGGCGGCGAAGACTGGGCCTTTTGGATCGACGCCCTTCAACACGGGGGCGTCCTGGCCCGGGGCGCCGTCACGGTCGCCTACTCCTACGCGGGCCCCGAGATCACCGCCCCCATTTACCGCCAAGGGACCATCGGACGGGCCAAGGAACACCTGGAATTGACGGCCCACCGGCTGGAAGAACGGCTGGGCTTGATCGGCGGCCGCGCGGTGGTCTCGGTCAACAAAGCCCTGGTCACCCAGGCCAGCGCCGCCATTCCGGCCATGCCGCTTTACATTTCGCTGTTGTTCCGGGTGATGAAAAACAAGGGCCTGCACGAAGGCTGCATCGAGCAAATGCGCCGGCTGTTCACGGAACATCTCTACGCCGCGGACCCGCCGCCCACCGACGAAGTCGAGCGCATCCGGGTGGACGATTGGGAAATGCGGGCCGACGTCCAGGCCGAGGTCGCGGCCCTCTGGGAAAAAGCCGCGGCGGACAACGTGGAACAACTGGCGGATTTGGCGGGTTACCGGGAAGATTTCTTTAAGTTGTTCGGCTTCGGTTTTCCGGGCGTGGATTACGGGGCGGACGCGGACCCGAACGTGGCGATCCCGTCCCTGGGCGCGGCGGCCCCGTCCGCCGATTCCTGATTTCGGTTCGGAACGAAGTTAAAATTCGAGACGCCGGTCCCCCCGAACGGCGTTTTTTTTCGCCGGTTTGGCCGGGGGGGGGCTCTTGGCCGGTGGTTTGGACGCCGGCCGCGCCCGCAAATTGGACCCCACGGCGGCCCGCCGCTTGGGGTGGGCGATGATCGTGATCCGGGTTCTCTTGGTGTTGCTGGCCGTGGTGGCCCGCCGCACGTCCTCGCCCACCGAGTCCAAGGCGTCGTCCGCGGCGGAAAGATCCACGTTCAACAGCTTGTAGTAGGTCTTCAATTCCTGCAACCGTTCCTGTTTCTTCGCCGCCGGCAAGCCCGAGGAGGCGACCTCGGCGATTTTGGCGTTGAACATCTTCTGGTCGTGCTCGTGCGCTTTTTTTAAATCCAACTGCTTGTCCAAATTGGCCTGAAGATCCGACAAGTCCGCTTCGCTGCCCTTGTAGGTCTTGTACAACCCCTGCAGATAGAGCAAGTCGGGTTCGTAAAACACCTTGGCCACCCCGAATTTAAAATGTTCCGCCAATTCGCGGTTGAGGGACGCCTGGTCCGCCGTTCGAACGGGGTTCCAGCCCAACACCCATTGAACGGCGATCCAGTAGGCGAAGTGCCCGGCCGCCAGAACCCCGACCAAAGCCGGCCAACGGACTTTGATCGTGTAAAGGCGAAGCAGAAAAGGGAACGCCACAACGCCCACGGCCAAGGCCACGGCGAACTGAAGAGCCGACACCTGGAACAAGGCGCCGGTTTTGTGCAGGCCCTTCTCCGCGCGGAGGATCAACGAGGAGAAAAAAACGGCGCCGAAGGCCGCCGAAACGCAAACCGCGACCAGGCACTCCCGAAACACTTTTTTCCGCCAATCCGATAAAATCGCCAACGCGGTGAGGTGCCCCGGCGAATAGGACAACGTTTCCCGGGCGAGATCGGCGGCTTTTTTCCAGTCGCCGGTCCCGAGAGCCTCCTCCGCCGCCACGGCGACGGAATTGCTGAGGGACGACAGGGGGTCTTTCTCGGCGATGATCTCCGGGCGGCCC
Proteins encoded:
- a CDS encoding ribonuclease H-like domain-containing protein, giving the protein MIRAYLDVETDERHALTVLGVFRPDRGHRQWIRPNFSRTELLNYLTDVELLMTYNGARFDLPLVRDQLGADLVRLFRHRDLMLDCWAQNLYGGLKKVEQRLGIHRDTEGVDGWAAIRLWHAHRTGDADALDLLLRYNREDVENLEALARKLGVLPAPAAAGGRS
- the typA gene encoding translational GTPase TypA, translated to METVTPKDTGAPRRPDVRNIAIIAHVDHGKTTLVDALFRQTGEFKVKADQAQECLMDSNPQERERGITILAKCTSVQYGETRINIVDTPGHADFGSEVERILTMVDGVLLLIDALDGPMPQTRFVLRKSLELGLRPVVVINKVDRPFADPAKALNNTFDLFVDLGASEDQLDFPIVYASGKNGWATLDLKHPTTDLKPLFETILRHVPGPVADPNSPLQMLTTMVDYSSYVGRIAIGRILAGTVSRNQPVMLMKNDGRALPMRATRIYGFFGLERREIEKAYAGDIVAIAGMEEARVGDTVADAENPVALPPMMIDEPTLSIEFMVNDSPFSGRDGKFLTSRHLRERLEQEVKTNVGLRVEELTQNTFKVSGRGELHLSVLIETMRREGFELAVSRPQVILKTENGKTLEPAEYLVVDIEQSYQGAVMENLGKRGLDIKNMHAEGGGTRLRIEGVIAARALIGFKSEFLAQTKGTGLMHHSFHGYIPRSNVVTRRLAGVLIAKETGLGTSYALESLQARSVLFVAPGTDIYAGMIVGQNARENDMVVNPCKKKALTNMRAAGSDDLIQLIPPRIFSLEQAMAYIEEDELAEITPKNIRLRKKELDHSRRRKTEKEEEEG
- a CDS encoding trans-2-enoyl-CoA reductase family protein — translated: MIIEPQSKGFICLTAHPAGCAKNVALQIEHVSRGGRLAGPKNVLVIGASTGYGLASRIAAAFGYGANTLGVFFEKPAEGKRTATPGWYNTAAFETAAHAAGLKAVSLNGDAFSDELKAQTVAALKKDFGPVDLVIYSLASPRRTHPREGVVFTSALKPIGRAYTSKTVNFQNGQMSEVTLDPATVADIENTVHVMGGEDWAFWIDALQHGGVLARGAVTVAYSYAGPEITAPIYRQGTIGRAKEHLELTAHRLEERLGLIGGRAVVSVNKALVTQASAAIPAMPLYISLLFRVMKNKGLHEGCIEQMRRLFTEHLYAADPPPTDEVERIRVDDWEMRADVQAEVAALWEKAAADNVEQLADLAGYREDFFKLFGFGFPGVDYGADADPNVAIPSLGAAAPSADS